The region CACACCGGCATGCTCCAGAGCAGAAGCATATCATCTGCCCGGATTGGAGCAAGACTTCTCCCGGCTTCATCGCCGGAGATGTTCCCGCTGGCGTATGGAAGGTAACCGTCAGTGTACATTGCGTGGTTACACCGGATTGCAGCTATGAATTAACCGTGAGGGGGACCGGCAGATGAAATGGCTTCCATTCGAGCTTCACACCCACACGCCGCACAGTGACGGGACACATTCTCTGCTGGAGATGTGCCGGACAGCCTCAGAGCTGGGACTTGCAGGTATTGCGCTTACAGATCATAACACTGTATCGGGACTGGCCGATGCCGAAGCCGTTAGCAGGCAGACAGGCATCACGATCATTCCCGGCATGGAATGGACGACGTTCTACGGCCATATGCTGACCCTTGGGGCTCCGTACTGTGAATGGAGAGATCTCGGCCCGCACGATATTCATAAGGGCATATCGCGTGTTCATGAGCAGGGAGGCATCGTGGGCATTGCCCATCCCTACAGCTTAGGCAGTCCGATCTGTACAGGCTGCCACTGGGATTACACAATAAGTGACTGGAATCAGATTGATTATATCGAGGTATGGCATGAGATGATGCCTTCTATGAAAAATCATAATGTACCGGCATTTAAACAATGGACCGGTTTGTTAAACGAAGGATACAGGATATCCGCTACTGCCGGCCGGGATTGGCACAGATCTGAGCCTGCGGACAAGCTGGCAGCATATACGTATATTGGTCTTCCTGATAGACCCATACAACGATCGATCGCTGACATTATTGCGGCAATCAGGCAGGGGCAGCTCTGTCTGAGCATGGGTCCGTTACTGGAGGTCAGCCTCTCTCTTGGAAATGAGCGATACGGGCTTGGAGATCAAGTTCCCCTCGCTACCGTTGATACCTCTGCCATTGCCGGATTAACTGTACAGATTACACGTTCAACCCAGCCGGAGCGTCCTTGGGGAGCAGAGGAGGGGAACTGGATCATCGTAGATTCCAATCAGGGGGAACTCGCCAGATTACCAGCCTCTGAACATAACGGACGGCCTATTATGCTGCCTACAGAAGGGTTAATGTGGCTGCGGGTACGGCTTTTTGGCATCATCGACGGTGTTCTGACAACAATAGCCTGCACCAATCCGATTTATTTCTCAAACGGACTTCTGGAGGAA is a window of Paenibacillus sp. FSL H3-0469 DNA encoding:
- a CDS encoding CehA/McbA family metallohydrolase, whose product is MKWLPFELHTHTPHSDGTHSLLEMCRTASELGLAGIALTDHNTVSGLADAEAVSRQTGITIIPGMEWTTFYGHMLTLGAPYCEWRDLGPHDIHKGISRVHEQGGIVGIAHPYSLGSPICTGCHWDYTISDWNQIDYIEVWHEMMPSMKNHNVPAFKQWTGLLNEGYRISATAGRDWHRSEPADKLAAYTYIGLPDRPIQRSIADIIAAIRQGQLCLSMGPLLEVSLSLGNERYGLGDQVPLATVDTSAIAGLTVQITRSTQPERPWGAEEGNWIIVDSNQGELARLPASEHNGRPIMLPTEGLMWLRVRLFGIIDGVLTTIACTNPIYFSNGLLEEE